A single Methylobacterium sp. 17Sr1-1 DNA region contains:
- a CDS encoding glycerate kinase — MTDARSQATPAAETRALLLRLLDAGVTAAHPRGCLVPHLPPVPAGRLVILGAGKAGASMAALAERHYRSQGVDPARIAGLAVARHGYGEPAGVIEVVEAGHPVPDEAGIAATQRALDLAAAAGPDDLVLVLLSGGGSANWIAPAGALTLSEKQGITRALLRSGAAIDEINCVRKHLSRIKGGRLAQAARNAGRILTLAISDVPRDDPAVIASGPTVPDPTTLADARAICLRRGIPLPPSAEALLNDPPNESPKPGDPAFAHSEFRIIARPVDALNAAAAAAQAAGYEPVLLGADLEGEAREVAQQQAGLAREMAAAGRKAALISGGELTVTIRGEGQGGPNQEYALALALALDGAPGICALSADTDGTDGGRGEATDPAGALIDPTTLARAAAAGLDARASLGENDSTPFFDRLGDLVRPGPTRTNVNDLRIILVG; from the coding sequence GTGACCGATGCCCGTTCTCAAGCTACCCCCGCTGCGGAGACCCGCGCCCTGCTGCTGCGCCTGCTCGATGCGGGCGTGACGGCCGCCCATCCGCGCGGCTGCCTGGTGCCGCACCTGCCCCCGGTGCCGGCCGGGCGGCTGGTGATCCTCGGCGCCGGCAAGGCCGGGGCCAGCATGGCGGCGCTCGCCGAGCGGCATTACCGGTCGCAGGGGGTCGATCCGGCCCGCATCGCCGGCCTCGCGGTGGCCCGCCACGGCTACGGCGAGCCGGCCGGGGTGATCGAGGTGGTGGAGGCCGGCCACCCGGTGCCGGACGAAGCCGGCATCGCGGCGACGCAACGCGCCCTCGATCTCGCGGCCGCGGCCGGCCCGGACGACCTCGTGCTGGTGCTCCTCTCCGGCGGCGGCTCGGCCAACTGGATCGCGCCGGCCGGCGCCCTGACGCTCTCCGAGAAGCAGGGCATCACCCGGGCGCTGCTGCGCTCGGGGGCGGCGATCGACGAGATCAACTGCGTGCGCAAGCACCTCTCGCGCATCAAGGGCGGGCGCCTCGCGCAGGCCGCCCGCAACGCCGGCCGGATCCTGACGCTCGCGATCTCCGACGTGCCGCGGGACGATCCCGCGGTGATCGCCTCCGGCCCGACGGTGCCGGACCCGACGACGCTCGCCGACGCACGGGCGATCTGCCTGCGCCGCGGCATTCCGCTGCCGCCCTCCGCCGAGGCGCTGCTGAACGACCCCCCCAACGAGAGCCCGAAGCCCGGCGACCCCGCCTTCGCCCACAGCGAGTTCCGCATCATCGCCCGCCCGGTCGACGCCCTGAACGCGGCGGCCGCGGCCGCGCAGGCCGCCGGCTACGAGCCGGTGCTGCTCGGCGCCGATCTCGAGGGCGAGGCCCGGGAGGTGGCGCAGCAGCAGGCCGGCCTCGCCCGCGAGATGGCCGCCGCGGGGCGGAAGGCCGCGCTGATCTCCGGCGGCGAGCTCACCGTGACCATCCGGGGCGAAGGCCAGGGCGGTCCGAACCAGGAATACGCGCTCGCGCTCGCGCTGGCCCTCGACGGCGCCCCCGGCATCTGCGCCCTCTCGGCCGATACCGACGGCACCGACGGCGGCCGCGGCGAGGCCACCGACCCCGCCGGCGCCCTGATCGACCCGACGACGCTCGCCCGTGCGGCGGCGGCGGGGCTCGACGCGCGGGCAAGCTTGGGAGAGAACGACTCGACTCCGTTCTTCGACCGGCTCGGCGACCTCGTCCGGCCCGGGCCCACCCGCACCAACGTCAATGACCTCCGCATCATCCTGGTTGGCTGA
- a CDS encoding glycosyltransferase family 2 protein, whose translation MRLEFGAQGLRLDVADLGLGARWVSIAFKDENYGAFSRVELTAIVDGPEGPQGTGLSERAFGHGRFTWLGRLPAGTTALTLTPMLGEAALSIAEFTVTVRSRLALVGRAALRRPVLTAQALMWRAVGKRVRSQHRLARALVPPGLTGYDTWVRHFDTLSEADRARIAAEVALWRDPPPISVVMPVYNPGVKVLEEALRSVREQLYPHWELCIADDASTDPAVPRLLARAAAEEPRIRVVRRPENGHIAAATNTALGLARGAYIAFMDHDDVLPAHALYEVAKAIRREPDLDLIYSDEDKIDADGRRFEPHFKGDWNPELLYGQNYLNHLTVVRRSLVEAVGGLRTGFEGSQDHDLLLRLSDRLDPARVRHLPVILYHWRTAIGSGTFSDAFLARAEAARLRALEELVARRGWPHRVERGPLGFNRLVRALPDPAPRVSVVIPTKDRAELLRVVLDGLLARTDYPDIEVVVVDNGSTEPAAKGLLAEAGADPRVRVLSRPGAFNFSGLSNDGAAAASGPLLLFLNNDIEVREPGWLAEMASIAVEPAVGAVGAKLSYPDGTLQHGGVVLGVGGVAGHSHPDIGPDDPGYFGRMVLAQEVSAVTGACLMIRREVFEAVGRFDAERLAVAFNDIDLCLRVRKAGYSVIWTPHAALTHHESKSRGKEDTPEKRARFEAEVATMTERWGPELRNDPYYNPNLARAKALFRLW comes from the coding sequence CTGCGGCTCGAGTTCGGGGCACAGGGCCTGCGCCTCGACGTGGCGGATCTCGGGCTCGGCGCGCGCTGGGTGAGCATCGCCTTCAAGGACGAGAATTACGGCGCCTTCAGCCGGGTCGAGCTGACGGCGATCGTCGACGGGCCGGAGGGACCGCAGGGCACCGGCCTGTCCGAGCGGGCCTTCGGCCACGGGCGCTTCACCTGGCTCGGGCGGCTGCCCGCCGGCACCACGGCCCTGACGCTCACGCCGATGCTCGGCGAGGCGGCCTTGAGCATCGCCGAGTTCACCGTCACGGTGCGAAGCCGCCTCGCCCTCGTCGGCCGGGCGGCCCTGCGCCGGCCGGTCCTGACCGCCCAGGCCCTGATGTGGCGCGCGGTCGGCAAAAGGGTGCGCTCGCAGCACCGCCTCGCCCGCGCCCTCGTGCCGCCGGGGCTGACGGGGTACGACACCTGGGTCCGCCACTTCGACACGTTGAGCGAGGCCGACCGCGCCCGCATCGCGGCCGAGGTGGCGCTGTGGCGCGATCCCCCGCCGATCTCGGTGGTGATGCCGGTCTACAACCCCGGCGTGAAGGTGCTGGAGGAGGCCCTGCGCTCGGTCCGCGAGCAGCTCTATCCGCACTGGGAGCTCTGCATCGCCGACGACGCCTCGACCGACCCGGCGGTGCCGCGCCTGCTCGCCCGGGCCGCCGCCGAGGAGCCCCGGATCCGCGTCGTGCGCCGGCCCGAGAACGGCCACATCGCGGCCGCCACCAACACCGCGCTCGGGCTCGCGCGCGGGGCCTACATCGCCTTCATGGACCATGACGACGTCCTGCCGGCCCACGCCCTCTACGAGGTGGCCAAAGCCATCCGGCGCGAGCCGGACCTCGACCTGATCTACAGCGACGAGGACAAGATCGACGCCGACGGGCGGCGCTTCGAGCCGCACTTCAAGGGCGACTGGAACCCGGAGCTTCTCTACGGCCAGAACTACCTCAACCACCTGACCGTGGTACGCCGCAGCCTCGTCGAGGCGGTGGGGGGCTTGCGGACCGGCTTCGAGGGCAGCCAGGACCACGACCTGCTCCTGCGCCTGAGCGACCGGCTCGATCCCGCCCGCGTGCGCCACCTGCCGGTGATCCTCTATCACTGGCGCACCGCGATCGGCTCCGGCACCTTCTCGGATGCGTTCCTGGCGCGGGCCGAGGCGGCGCGCCTGCGGGCGCTCGAGGAGCTGGTGGCGCGGCGCGGCTGGCCGCATCGGGTCGAGCGCGGGCCGCTGGGCTTCAACCGGCTGGTGCGCGCCCTGCCCGATCCGGCGCCGCGCGTCTCGGTCGTCATCCCGACCAAGGACCGGGCCGAGCTCCTGCGCGTCGTCCTCGACGGGCTCCTCGCCCGCACCGACTATCCCGACATCGAGGTCGTGGTGGTCGACAACGGCAGCACCGAGCCCGCGGCCAAAGGCCTGCTCGCGGAAGCGGGCGCCGATCCGCGGGTCCGGGTGCTGTCGCGGCCGGGGGCCTTCAACTTCTCGGGGCTGTCGAACGACGGCGCGGCCGCGGCGAGCGGGCCCCTGCTCCTGTTCCTCAACAACGACATCGAGGTGCGCGAACCGGGCTGGCTCGCCGAGATGGCCTCGATCGCGGTCGAGCCGGCGGTGGGGGCGGTGGGCGCCAAGCTGTCCTACCCGGACGGCACGCTCCAGCACGGCGGCGTGGTGCTCGGCGTGGGCGGCGTGGCCGGCCACAGCCACCCGGATATCGGGCCCGACGACCCGGGCTATTTCGGCCGGATGGTGCTCGCGCAGGAAGTCTCGGCGGTGACCGGCGCCTGCCTGATGATCCGGCGCGAGGTGTTCGAGGCGGTCGGGCGCTTCGATGCCGAGCGCCTGGCGGTGGCCTTCAACGACATCGACCTGTGCCTGCGGGTGCGCAAGGCCGGCTACAGCGTGATCTGGACGCCGCACGCCGCCCTGACCCACCACGAATCGAAGAGTCGTGGCAAGGAGGACACGCCGGAGAAGCGCGCCCGCTTCGAGGCCGAGGTCGCGACCATGACCGAGCGCTGGGGCCCGGAACTCCGCAACGATCCCTATTACAACCCCAACCTCGCCCGGGCGAAGGCGCTGTTCCGCCTTTGGTGA
- a CDS encoding DUF1036 domain-containing protein — MVLALLGAGPARADLRMCNMTGSRIGIALGYRDSGGWVTEGWWNLSAKGCETLLKGALAARYYYVFAVDYDRGGEWSGRSLMCTRDREFTIRGVEDCLARGYDRNGFFEVDTGEQKSWTIQLTDPGRAGP; from the coding sequence CTGGTCCTCGCCCTGCTGGGCGCCGGGCCGGCGCGGGCGGACCTGCGGATGTGCAACATGACCGGCAGCCGCATCGGCATCGCCCTGGGCTACCGGGATTCCGGCGGCTGGGTGACGGAGGGCTGGTGGAACCTCTCGGCCAAGGGCTGCGAGACCCTGCTCAAGGGAGCGCTCGCAGCTCGCTACTACTACGTCTTCGCGGTCGATTACGACCGCGGCGGCGAGTGGAGCGGCCGCTCCCTGATGTGCACCCGCGACCGCGAGTTCACTATCCGGGGCGTCGAGGACTGCCTCGCCCGCGGCTACGACCGCAACGGCTTCTTCGAGGTCGATACGGGGGAGCAGAAGAGCTGGACGATCCAGCTGACGGATCCGGGCCGCGCGGGGCCGTGA